ACGGGTAACGGCTTGGTCGCGACGACGACCGGTAATCCAAGCGATGGTGTTGAGTTCGTCTAAACCCCGTTGCAAAGGTTCAATTTTGGTAACTTGGTGGAATTTGGTAATATCGCTGTCCCAAAGTGCTTCGCCGTATTTGGCGTTAAAGGCTTCGCGGCTGTCTACATCTGGAGTTTTGTAGGTTTGCAAATCTAGGGTATAGATTTCTTTAGCTTTCGCAACTAGTTCTAAAGTTTGAGGGAAATGGAATAAGGTATCGAGAAATATAACTGGGACTGGATGCTTCAGTTCAGTATAAAGAATATGGGTAATTATCATGTCATCCACGTTAAAGGCGCTGGTTTGCACCAGTCCCGTGGGGATATTTTCTATAGACCAGGCCAGTATCTCTTTAGGAGTAGCAGTTTCAAATTGTTGATTTAACTGTTCTAAATTAAAATCGCTTGTTGGGTTTTGAGAGACCGTGGAAACTGTCATGATAATTTTTTAGCTAAATAGTTCTTGAACTTCAACGAGATTTATTTTACCCCAAAGGGGCACACACAAAGTCACATAAATCGCTAGGAAATGAGGGATTAGTAAAAATTGTTTATTGTAGCTAATGATACTTAGTTGTCCCACAGCTTCCATTATCTGACAAGCGATCGCCGATTCTTTAAATCTACAATGTTCTGTGCGATCGCCGAAACCGCTATTGCTGAGACATGAGTACAGTTTTTTTTAGTCAACAATATAATATAGAAGTGTTTTTGATAATTTGATAGAACTCAGTGTAACTGCACCGCGCACGTGCAATGTATTCATGAGGGCAGTTTGACGGAGGTTCCCACTGTTGTAGCAACTGGCGTTAAACTGTCTGTCCTACCCCTGTATGGCTTTTAGCCGTTACCACCTGAAATCTTTTTGGGATTTCAGATGTTTAGTGGTAAGCTCTCTGCTCTAATAGTTGTAAGCCAAAATCTAAAATCTAAAATGCTACGAGCCGGAATTGTCGGACTTCCCAACGTCGGAAAATCTACTTTATTCAATGCTTTGGTTGCTAACGCCAAAGCCGAAGCTGCTAACTTCCCTTTTTGCACCATTGAACCAAATGTTGGCGTTGTCGCAGTACCGGATGAGCGTTTAAATGTTCTCTCGAATATTTCCAGTTCAGCACAAATTGTCCCAGCGCGTGTTGAGTTTGTAGATATTGCCGGTTTGGTTAAAGGTGCAAGCCAAGGTGAGGGACTAGGTAATCAATTTCTGTCCCACATCCGGGAAGTAGATGCAATTGTCCATGTCGTGCGTTGTTTTGAAAATGATGATATTATTCACGTCGCTGGTTCTGTTGACCCAGCACGAGATATTGAAATCATTAATTTAGAGCTTGGTTTAGCAGATTTAGCACAAATTGAGCGCCGTATCGATCGTACTCGCAAACAAGCACGTACTAGTAAAGAAGCACAATTTGAAGTCACAGTTCTAGAAAAATTAGCTGCTGCTTTAAATGAAGGTAAATCTGTTAGACAAATTAGTTTAACTGAAGAAGAAGCAGAGATTATTAAAGGGCTAGGACTACTGACGAATAAACCAATTATTTACGCCGCTAATGTTTCTGAGGATGAATTAGCAACTGGTAATGAATTTGTCGACAGAGTGCGACAAATAGCATCAGAAGAAAATGCCCAAGTCGTCATAGTTTCTGCCCAAGTAGAAGCCGAACTTGTAGAATTACCCGAAGAAGATAAAGCTGATTTTCTCGCATCATTGGGTGTGGAAGAAGGCGGTTTAAAATCTTTGATTCGTGCTACTTACACACTGTTAGGCTTGCGCACATATTTCACCAGCGGCCCTAAAGAAACTCGTGCTTGGACAATTCATGCAGGGATGTCTGCACCGCAAGCAGCAGGAGTAATTCACTCTGATTTTGAGCGAGGATTTATTCGCGCCGAAACAGTTGCTTATGATGATTTAGTAGCATCTGGTTCAATAAATGCTGCGAAAGAAAAAGGATTAGTGAGAAGTGAAGGTAAGGAATATATTGTCAAAGAAGGCGATGTAATGTTATTCCGATTCAACGTTTAGATAATTCATAATTACAAGACGAATTATTTTAACCGCCGATGCACGCAGATAAACGCAGATAATTGATTTATCGGTGTTTATCTATATTCATCGGCGGTTTTTATTGTCCACCAATTATATATACAGAAGAACCAAAATTTTCATCATCAGTACCAACAATTACACCTCCTTCTGCACCAGGAATAAGTTCTAATGCTTCAATTTTGTGGTAATTAGTGCGGTAAAGCGGTACAAGTTGAGGATTTTGCTTGAATACTATTTTGTTACCACTATATCCGAGAGAGCCAGCAATATATATAGCTGACTGAAAAGGCCCTTCATCCCCAGGATCGCTGGCTGCGCTAATAAATACAACTCCTGCTGGGTCTACTTTTATATCAGAAATATGGCGAACATTACCAGATGGAAATGGAACTTTGAGATTGACAGAATTTGTGAGTATAATTTGAGATTTCGTCAAATCAAGCAATCCCCAATAAAGAGTTGCTGGTTGTTCTGCTTCGCCTCGATGTGCCCATAATGCTACTAACTTACCATCAATGTCTTGTAAGGAAAATGCCTCAAAATTACTTCCTTTAGGAATTATTGGTAAATCAAATTCTTTGACAAGTGAGATAGTTTTAGGCTCGGATTCTAATATAATATAATAAGCTTTTCCTGAACTGCTTAAAGCTAGAAAAGCAGTATTTTTCGTTTTAGGAATAGATGTTAAAGCCTCTAAATCGTTTGGTAATTCTGCCTTACTTGGCCAGTTAAAGGATAAATATTCAGGTTGATTTTTACCTTTAATACTAATAAGTGCTAAACGACCTTGATTAGATTTTTTGTTGTCATGAACAATCAGAAAATCTAGAGAATTGCTTTGTTGCTCAATCAGAGCCATACCACTGATACCAAAAGGGATACCACCCCGCACAGGCCGCCAATCTTGCGCCCAAACTCGCTGACAGAGAAATAACAGCGTTCCTAAGACTACTAAATTGATGATTAACTTCAGAAACCGAGGTAGATTAAGTACTGCTGACAGGCGCATAAATGAGCATCAGTAAGAGAGTGCATTAACGGATGACCAATCATATCAAATTCAGGCGATCGCGCCATATAATTAAGTAACTTTTAGTAATCTTCACTGTCAACAGCAACCGAAATTATACTTAATTATTTAAAGTTATTTGATAACTCGACACATTCTTTTTGCAATGTTATTTTTGAAACTGTATACCAGTAAACAATCACTTCAGGATGATGCATAATGCTGGGATGGATATTTGGTAGTTTCGTTAAAAAATTAGAGCGTTCAGGAAAGAAAATTTCACGGGATTTTGGTGAATCTATTCAGAAGGAAATAAACTACTTATTTGATCAAAAACTTAATCCCTTAGCTGACAGGATAGACTATGTATCTAAAAAACGGATAAAACAAGCTGAGGAATTAGAAGTTAAGGCTAAAGCTGATATTGAGTCCTTGTTAAATAATGCAGATCATAAAATTAAGGATAATCTCAAAGAAATTGATGATATACGTAAATCGGCTCTCCAAGATGTAAGAGAGACTGTTGGTGAAGTTGATGCTTATGTAGAAAATAGAATAAATCAAATTTCTTTGGCAGTAATGAGAGCATTGAACCAAACTAAAGAAATAAGTCAAATTATTGTTGAAGATATTAATACTTTAGAAGACAAATTATTTCAAGACATAAACTATATAGTAGATAAAATCAATGAAAATATTGATGAAAAGCTAGAATTAATTCGATATGAATTAAAAAAGAGTTTAGCTCATGCTCTACCGAATCCTTTCGATAAATGTAAACAAAAGTTAAAGATAGGGCTAAAGCCTGGGGCTATGCTATCTGACGTTGAGCTTTATGAATTAAATCAATGCTATGAAATAAGTAAATTAAATGAAAATAGTTCAATAGATGAAGTATTAAAAACTTATGGACAAATGCAACTAAATGCAGCAAGAATGGCTGCATTAGTCCAAAAGTCTCCAGAATTGAAAAGACGAGCTATTGAAGACTGGCTAAAGTATGGTTTACTGTGTGAGTTTTGGAGAAAGACCATGAGAGATTATGCTCATACAGACAATTCTTTATTAGAGTCTCAGCAATCACAAAAATTTTTGTCCGGTAAATAAGTTAACTATAGGTTGTTTATGAAGAAAACTGATTTAATATACGGAAAAACAGCTTTGGAATATTGTGAAATAGCTATAGAGGAATTAAGACATACACAGGAAGAACTACAAGCAGAAATACAGAACATTAGAACAATTCAGTCTGAATTTGCAAGTTTAAAATCTGAACTTCAAGCTACTAAACAAGAGCTAGCAGCAACGCAAGCAGAACTTAAAGCTACTAAAGAGGAATTGGAGAATACCAAAGTAGAGTTACATAAGACAAAACAAGAAATTGAAGATTCATTAATAAAAACCCAAAATCAAACTGACTCTGCTATTGCAAAAATAAAATCTGTCAAAGCTGGTATTGAAGATGGTTCAATTATTGCACAGAAGGCTTTAATGTTACGAGGTAAAGATGATAGGAATTGGATAAGATTCCGTGAACTTGATAGTGTTAATCATCATTGTTTACAAGTCTGGAGAATTGATGATACATGGCATGATGATATTCGTGTCAAAGCAGCATCATTATTACAAGCAAGAGACGATAAACATTGGATGAGATTTAAATATGTAAAGGATGGAAATGATACTTACCAAGTATGGCATGTTGGTAAATGGTATCATAGCGTGAGAGTTGGAGTAGCAAGAAAGACAGGGTAATTATTTAATAACAAAAATAGACAATAAATATTTCTATGAATAATATTGATGTCAGTGACTGGAAAACTCCATTGGGATACTACGAAAGAGCAATAGAAGAACTCAGGCGTACAAAAGAAGAATTGCAAGACGAGTTAGAAACTATCAAAGCTAGTAATGTACAAGCTTTAGAATCAAGTATTAAGTCTTTTCAAACAGAAATACATTCATTGAAATCTGAGCTTCAACTTACTAAAGAAAAGCTTGAATCTGCTGAAAGAACTGCAATAGAAGCAGAAAAAGCTGCTAATGATGCTCAGGCTAAAATCCAGAATTTTAAAAATAGTCTACCTGAATCAACTATAAATTTTCAAATTATTGAAGAGTTAGCCCAAATTAAAGGGCAAGTATCTCAACTTTTTGAGACAAATCAAAAGTCTCCTGAAAATGATTTACAAAAAGAGATTTTAGAATCTTTATCAAGCTTGCGATCGCAATTTTCTCAACTGGAAGCCGAATTAACTCTTATATCACCGAATTCTGGAATAAACTACACTAAGTTGCGGGATTTGTTAGCAGAGCATAAATGGCAAGAAGCAGATAGAGAAACTTGTATATATATGCTTAGAATCTCTGATCGAGAAGACGATAAATGGTTAGACGATGGAGAAATTAAGAAGTTATCGCGTCATGATTTGCGAATTATTAACAACCTTTGGTTAAAATATAGTGATGGCAAGTTTGGTTTTAGTGTTCAAAAGCAAATATGGCAAGATTCTGATGAAGATTATAAACTATTTGGCCATCGCGTCGGTTGGTTGGTAAACCTTGTCAATACTGAATGGCGCAAATACGAAGAGGCTATATTTAGCCTTGATGCACCTACAGGACATCTTCCTTATACGATTAGGGTACTTGGTTTAGGTTATCGTAATCCTGGGGAACTTCCACATAGACTAAAACGTTTCTTACCAAGATACTAATTTAATAACAATGTATTTTGTTACTAAATAACTATTTTTCAAACATTGAAAATTAAATAAAAAATTAGGTGGGCATTGCCCACCCCACTATTAATTGGGCGGATCGATACGATTGACAACAGCTGCCCAAAGAATCATCGGTGAACCAACACCTAAACAGAATAACCACTGCTGCCAACTTAAAGGCGCTGTTTCAAACACGTAATTAATCAACGGCACATGGGCAAAGATAATTTGCAAAACAATCGCCCCTAAAATCCCGAAGGCAATGGCAGGAATATCAACATTCTCTTGAATTGTGCCGTCCATTTTGGCAATCAGGTTGGGAATTAATTGGCTAATACTCAATAAATAAAATATTCGCCCCGCAATTAACGAGTTAATCGCCATTGTTCGTGCCAAATTTAAATCGCCTGTGGTTTGGCGGATATATTCAAATACGCCAAATATCACAATCCAGTTAAATAAAGAAATTGCCAAAATTCGTTTTAATCGACTTGTCGATAATAAGGGTTCGTTGGGATGGCGCGGTGCTTGTTCCATGACGTTTTGCGCTTTGGGTTCAAAAGCTAAGGGTACTGTCATGGTGATGGAGTTGAGCATATTTAGCCAGAGTACTTGTAAGGATAAAATCGGTAAATCTCTGGCTAATAATGTGCTAATCAAAATTGTCATTGATTCCCCACCGTTAACAGGCAAAATAAAGCAAATTGCTTTGATCAGGTTTTTATAAACTGCCCTTCCTTCTTCTACAGCCGCTTCAATAGAAGCAAAGTTATCGTCGGTAAGCAGCATATCTGCGGCTTCTTTAGCAACTTCTGTACCTGCGCCTCCCATTGCAATCCCGATATCTGCTTGTTTTAAGGCGGGTGCATCGTTGACACCATCTCCTGTCATAGCGACGATTTCGCCTTTTGATTGTAAGGCTTCGACTAAACGCAGCTTTTGTTCAGGGGCGACACGGGCAAAGACTACGCCTTCTTCGGCTACTTGGGCGAGTTCTGCTGGTTCCATTTTGGCGAGTTCTGCACCTGTGAAGGCGAGAACTGAACCATTTTTGTTGATGCCCATACGACGAGCGATCGCCTGAGCTGTGATAGCATGATCTCCGGTAATCATCTTCACCTGAATTCCGG
The genomic region above belongs to Calothrix sp. NIES-2098 and contains:
- a CDS encoding phosphoadenylyl-sulfate reductase gives rise to the protein MTVSTVSQNPTSDFNLEQLNQQFETATPKEILAWSIENIPTGLVQTSAFNVDDMIITHILYTELKHPVPVIFLDTLFHFPQTLELVAKAKEIYTLDLQTYKTPDVDSREAFNAKYGEALWDSDITKFHQVTKIEPLQRGLDELNTIAWITGRRRDQAVTRANMPIFELDSQGRLKVNPLANWTRKDSWDYVAEHGVIYNPLHDQGYPSIGDEPITTKVGEGEDERAGRWRGTGKTECGIHI
- a CDS encoding GTP-binding protein YchF, with product MFSGKLSALIVVSQNLKSKMLRAGIVGLPNVGKSTLFNALVANAKAEAANFPFCTIEPNVGVVAVPDERLNVLSNISSSAQIVPARVEFVDIAGLVKGASQGEGLGNQFLSHIREVDAIVHVVRCFENDDIIHVAGSVDPARDIEIINLELGLADLAQIERRIDRTRKQARTSKEAQFEVTVLEKLAAALNEGKSVRQISLTEEEAEIIKGLGLLTNKPIIYAANVSEDELATGNEFVDRVRQIASEENAQVVIVSAQVEAELVELPEEDKADFLASLGVEEGGLKSLIRATYTLLGLRTYFTSGPKETRAWTIHAGMSAPQAAGVIHSDFERGFIRAETVAYDDLVASGSINAAKEKGLVRSEGKEYIVKEGDVMLFRFNV
- a CDS encoding putative cheB/cheR fusion produces the protein MKKTDLIYGKTALEYCEIAIEELRHTQEELQAEIQNIRTIQSEFASLKSELQATKQELAATQAELKATKEELENTKVELHKTKQEIEDSLIKTQNQTDSAIAKIKSVKAGIEDGSIIAQKALMLRGKDDRNWIRFRELDSVNHHCLQVWRIDDTWHDDIRVKAASLLQARDDKHWMRFKYVKDGNDTYQVWHVGKWYHSVRVGVARKTG
- a CDS encoding serine/threonine protein kinase — encoded protein: MNNIDVSDWKTPLGYYERAIEELRRTKEELQDELETIKASNVQALESSIKSFQTEIHSLKSELQLTKEKLESAERTAIEAEKAANDAQAKIQNFKNSLPESTINFQIIEELAQIKGQVSQLFETNQKSPENDLQKEILESLSSLRSQFSQLEAELTLISPNSGINYTKLRDLLAEHKWQEADRETCIYMLRISDREDDKWLDDGEIKKLSRHDLRIINNLWLKYSDGKFGFSVQKQIWQDSDEDYKLFGHRVGWLVNLVNTEWRKYEEAIFSLDAPTGHLPYTIRVLGLGYRNPGELPHRLKRFLPRY